The Amycolatopsis mongoliensis genome includes a window with the following:
- the pip gene encoding prolyl aminopeptidase → MDELYPPIPPRAEGFLDVGDGHRIRCQEAGNPAGKPVVVLHGGPGSGIAPMARRHFDPAAYRIVLFDQRGSGQSTPGADDLGANTLWHLVSDMEALRERLGIERWQLFGGSWGATLALAYAQTHPARVSEIILRGVFTVRRSELDWIYRGGAANLFPREWEAFLAPIPASLRDDPLAAYAILLDDPSEEVRHRAAVAWSTWEGATVSVQPQESFVRQYAEPAFALTFARLAVHYFRHGAWLDDGQLIRDAGKLAGIPGVIVQGRYDTVCPPTTAYELHRAWPDSKLKLLEGAGHAVTDPGVLAALRAATDSFRQ, encoded by the coding sequence ATGGACGAGCTCTACCCGCCGATTCCCCCGCGTGCCGAAGGGTTCCTGGACGTCGGCGACGGCCACCGGATCCGGTGCCAGGAGGCGGGCAACCCGGCCGGGAAGCCGGTCGTGGTGCTCCACGGCGGGCCCGGCAGCGGGATCGCGCCGATGGCACGGCGGCACTTCGACCCCGCGGCCTACCGGATCGTCCTGTTCGACCAGCGCGGATCGGGCCAGTCGACGCCGGGCGCCGACGACCTCGGCGCCAACACCCTGTGGCACCTGGTCTCCGACATGGAGGCCCTGCGCGAGCGGCTCGGCATCGAGCGCTGGCAGCTCTTCGGCGGCTCCTGGGGCGCGACCCTCGCGCTCGCCTACGCGCAGACGCACCCCGCCCGCGTCAGCGAAATCATCCTGCGCGGCGTCTTCACCGTGCGGCGGAGCGAGCTGGACTGGATCTACCGCGGCGGGGCCGCGAACCTGTTCCCGCGCGAGTGGGAGGCCTTCCTCGCCCCGATCCCGGCCTCTCTGCGCGATGATCCGCTGGCGGCGTACGCCATCCTGCTCGACGACCCCTCCGAGGAGGTCCGGCACCGCGCGGCGGTCGCGTGGAGCACGTGGGAGGGCGCGACGGTTTCCGTTCAGCCGCAGGAGTCCTTCGTCCGCCAGTACGCGGAACCGGCGTTCGCGCTGACCTTCGCGCGGCTCGCGGTCCACTACTTCCGCCACGGTGCCTGGCTCGACGACGGCCAGCTGATCCGCGACGCGGGGAAGCTCGCCGGCATTCCCGGCGTGATCGTGCAGGGCCGCTACGACACGGTGTGCCCGCCGACCACCGCCTACGAGCTGCACCGGGCGTGGCCGGACTCGAAGCTGAAGCTGCTGGAAGGCGCCGGGCACGCCGTGACGGACCCGGGCGTGCTGGCCGCCCTGCGCGCGGCGACGGACTCATTCCGCCAGTAG
- a CDS encoding DinB family protein: MAGNVPPVADERDGLLRYLEQQRHVLKVAAHGLTDEQARLTPTKSSLSVGGLVKHVASTEDGWLDIILQLPQKPFAEAMAEYQAGYRLGPGETLAGALARYDEVAARTAEVIAGIEDLGQAVPVPKGVPWYPQDVEAWSVRWVLLHLIEETARHAGHADIIREHVDGGTAIPLMAAAEGWPETPWVKPWSPETQPA, translated from the coding sequence ATGGCGGGAAACGTGCCCCCGGTGGCCGACGAGCGTGACGGGCTGCTGCGCTACCTCGAACAGCAGCGGCACGTGCTGAAGGTGGCGGCCCACGGGCTGACGGACGAGCAGGCGCGGCTCACGCCGACGAAGAGCTCGCTGTCGGTGGGCGGCCTGGTCAAGCACGTGGCTTCGACGGAGGACGGCTGGCTCGACATCATCCTGCAGCTGCCGCAGAAGCCGTTCGCCGAGGCGATGGCGGAGTACCAGGCGGGGTACCGGCTGGGCCCGGGGGAGACGCTGGCGGGCGCGCTGGCCCGCTACGACGAGGTCGCGGCCCGCACGGCGGAGGTGATCGCGGGGATCGAGGACCTCGGCCAGGCGGTCCCGGTGCCGAAGGGCGTGCCGTGGTACCCGCAGGACGTCGAGGCGTGGTCGGTCCGCTGGGTGCTGCTGCACCTGATCGAGGAGACGGCCCGCCACGCGGGCCACGCGGACATCATCCGCGAGCACGTCGACGGCGGCACGGCGATCCCGCTGATGGCCGCGGCGGAGGGCTGGCCGGAAACCCCGTGGGTCAAGCCCTGGAGCCCGGAAACCCAGCCCGCCTGA
- the lysX gene encoding bifunctional lysylphosphatidylglycerol synthetase/lysine--tRNA ligase LysX, producing the protein MGTLASTRPRLPAWKAKAGGIIATVVQLAAVFSVFLLFTNGPHGRLLNGIDMAFSSLSVPTSASLVMVLLLVVLGGALRRRKKAALYTLVLFQVAGLVLTLALQATLLWSPELLSLGSKQVRHIPVQLWALTVADVLSVALIFFLLALRPAFPARLAPSAWRDGLTMLFGGFTAIILVGWALAEAFPGHLGDSWERFAWVVNHATGENLQLRRIGVGEGPAWLDVFLDLGATAVATAALYQLFRGVRSRRLRTDEEELRVRKLLAEHGEDDSLGYFATRRDKSVVFSPNGRAAVTYRVLGGTSVASADPIGDPEAWPDAVRAWLDETRTYGWTPGVLGASERGAKAYTDAGLRALEIGDEAVLDIREFSLAGPERRSVRQAVKRIERAGYTSRVRRHGEIPAEEMAELLVRAQAWRGAETERGFSMALGRLGDPSDGRSVMVEAYDAHGDLRGLLSFVPWGRRGLSLDLMRRDRDAENGLNEYMIAEVVAAGQHLGAQRISLNFAMFRAVFSEGERIGAGPVLRAWRGILSLASRFFQLESLYRSNAKYGPEWEPRFLCYSSARRLPRVGIVAGALEGFVPTGRARSLRLETVGDDFVARVREIEESAAVPAAKPVRRPEQVRVRMAKLAKLREAGIDPYPVGFRRDDHIGDVVKKFGGLQPDTATGHRVRIAGRVLAMRTLGGLCFARVKDFSGEIQLMLEAGELDLTGWRTGVDLGDHVGVSGQVVTSKRGELSVLVDEWTVTAKCLHPLPDKRKGLTDPETRVRQRYLDLAVNPDSTTMLRLRSTVVRAVRERLHHADYLEVETPMLQTVHGGANARPFVTHINAYDMRMYLRIAPELYLKRLCVAGVERVFELNRNFRNEGVDATHNPEFTMLEAYQAYADYDTMRTLTRELVQHAAEAAYGAQVVRRPGPDGKVVEHDISGDWPVVTVHDAVSAAFGEQVDSGTSVADLRRLCLAAGVPVGEDPSHGDLVLKAFEHLVEGATVLPTFYTDYPTDVSPLTRQHREDPRLAERWDLIAFGSEVGTAYTELTDPIEQRRRLEAQSLRAASGDVEAMELDDDFLLALEHGMPPTGGLGLGVDRLLMMLTGASIRQTVLFPFVRPQA; encoded by the coding sequence ATGGGAACCCTCGCGAGCACGCGCCCGCGCCTCCCCGCCTGGAAGGCGAAAGCAGGCGGCATCATCGCGACCGTGGTCCAGCTGGCCGCGGTCTTCTCGGTGTTCCTCCTGTTCACGAACGGCCCGCACGGACGGCTGCTCAACGGCATCGACATGGCCTTCTCGAGCTTGAGCGTGCCGACCAGCGCGAGCCTGGTGATGGTGCTGCTGCTGGTCGTGCTGGGCGGCGCGCTGCGCCGCCGCAAGAAGGCCGCGCTGTACACGCTCGTGCTGTTCCAGGTCGCCGGGCTGGTGCTCACCCTCGCCCTGCAGGCGACGCTGCTGTGGTCGCCCGAGCTGCTCTCGCTGGGGTCGAAGCAGGTCCGGCACATCCCGGTCCAGCTGTGGGCCCTCACGGTCGCCGACGTCCTGTCGGTCGCCCTGATCTTCTTCCTGCTCGCCCTGCGCCCGGCGTTCCCGGCCCGGCTCGCGCCGAGCGCCTGGCGCGACGGCCTGACCATGCTGTTCGGCGGGTTCACCGCAATCATCCTGGTCGGCTGGGCGCTCGCGGAAGCGTTTCCCGGCCACCTCGGCGACTCGTGGGAGCGGTTCGCCTGGGTCGTCAACCACGCCACCGGCGAGAACCTGCAGCTGCGCCGGATCGGGGTCGGCGAGGGACCGGCCTGGCTCGACGTGTTCCTCGACCTCGGCGCCACCGCCGTCGCCACCGCGGCGCTGTACCAGCTCTTCCGCGGCGTACGCAGCCGTCGCCTGCGTACGGACGAAGAAGAGCTTCGCGTGCGCAAGCTGCTCGCCGAGCACGGCGAGGACGACTCCCTCGGCTACTTCGCCACCCGGCGCGACAAGAGCGTCGTGTTCTCGCCGAACGGCCGCGCCGCGGTCACCTACCGCGTGCTCGGCGGCACCAGCGTCGCCAGCGCCGACCCGATAGGTGACCCTGAGGCGTGGCCGGACGCCGTCCGCGCGTGGCTCGACGAGACGCGCACGTACGGCTGGACGCCCGGCGTGCTCGGGGCGAGCGAGCGCGGCGCGAAGGCGTACACCGACGCGGGCCTGCGCGCCCTGGAGATCGGCGACGAGGCGGTGCTCGACATCCGCGAGTTCAGCCTCGCCGGGCCGGAGCGGCGCTCGGTGCGCCAGGCCGTGAAGCGCATCGAACGCGCCGGCTACACCTCGCGCGTCCGCCGCCACGGCGAGATCCCGGCCGAGGAGATGGCCGAGCTGCTCGTCCGCGCCCAGGCCTGGCGCGGCGCCGAGACCGAACGCGGCTTCTCGATGGCGCTGGGCCGGCTCGGCGACCCGAGCGACGGCCGCAGCGTGATGGTCGAGGCCTACGACGCCCACGGCGACCTGCGCGGCCTGCTGTCGTTCGTGCCGTGGGGCCGGCGCGGGCTTTCCCTGGACCTGATGCGCCGCGATCGCGACGCCGAAAACGGTCTCAACGAGTACATGATCGCCGAGGTCGTCGCGGCCGGGCAGCACCTGGGCGCGCAGCGGATCTCGCTCAACTTCGCGATGTTCCGCGCCGTCTTCTCCGAGGGCGAGCGGATCGGTGCCGGCCCGGTGCTGCGGGCCTGGCGCGGGATCCTCAGCCTCGCGTCGCGGTTCTTCCAGCTCGAATCGCTGTACCGGTCCAACGCCAAGTACGGCCCGGAGTGGGAGCCGCGGTTCCTCTGCTACTCCTCGGCGCGGCGGCTCCCGCGCGTCGGCATCGTCGCGGGCGCGCTCGAAGGGTTCGTCCCGACCGGACGGGCGCGATCGCTGCGGCTGGAGACGGTCGGCGACGACTTCGTCGCGCGCGTCCGGGAGATCGAGGAGTCCGCGGCGGTCCCGGCGGCGAAGCCGGTGCGGCGTCCGGAGCAGGTCCGCGTCCGGATGGCCAAGCTCGCCAAGCTGCGCGAAGCCGGGATCGACCCGTACCCGGTCGGGTTCCGCCGGGACGACCACATCGGCGATGTCGTGAAGAAGTTCGGCGGCCTGCAGCCGGACACCGCCACCGGCCACCGCGTCCGGATCGCCGGGCGCGTGCTGGCGATGCGCACGCTCGGCGGGCTGTGCTTCGCGCGCGTCAAGGACTTCAGCGGCGAGATCCAGCTGATGCTGGAAGCCGGCGAGCTCGACCTCACGGGCTGGCGGACCGGCGTCGACCTCGGCGACCACGTCGGCGTCAGCGGCCAGGTGGTGACGTCGAAGCGGGGCGAGCTCTCGGTGCTCGTCGACGAGTGGACGGTCACCGCGAAGTGCCTGCACCCGTTGCCGGACAAGCGGAAGGGCCTCACCGACCCGGAGACGCGGGTGCGGCAGCGCTACCTCGACCTCGCGGTCAACCCGGACTCGACGACCATGCTGCGCCTGCGGTCCACGGTGGTCCGCGCGGTGCGCGAGCGGCTGCACCACGCCGACTACCTCGAGGTCGAGACGCCGATGTTGCAGACGGTCCACGGCGGCGCGAACGCCCGGCCGTTCGTCACGCACATCAACGCCTACGACATGCGGATGTACCTGCGGATCGCGCCCGAGCTGTACCTGAAGCGGCTGTGCGTCGCCGGCGTCGAGCGCGTCTTCGAGCTGAACCGGAACTTCCGCAACGAAGGTGTCGACGCGACGCACAACCCCGAGTTCACGATGCTCGAGGCGTACCAGGCGTACGCCGACTACGACACGATGCGGACGCTGACGCGCGAGCTCGTCCAGCACGCGGCCGAAGCCGCGTACGGCGCTCAGGTCGTGCGCAGGCCCGGCCCGGACGGCAAGGTCGTCGAACACGACATCTCCGGCGACTGGCCGGTGGTCACCGTGCACGACGCCGTTTCGGCGGCCTTCGGGGAGCAGGTCGATTCGGGCACGTCCGTGGCCGACCTGCGCCGGCTGTGCCTCGCCGCGGGCGTGCCGGTGGGGGAGGACCCGAGCCACGGCGACCTCGTGCTCAAGGCGTTCGAGCACCTCGTCGAGGGCGCGACCGTGCTGCCGACGTTCTACACGGACTACCCGACCGACGTCTCGCCGCTCACCCGCCAGCACCGCGAGGACCCGCGGCTGGCCGAGCGCTGGGACCTCATCGCGTTCGGCTCCGAGGTCGGCACCGCCTACACCGAGCTGACCGACCCGATCGAGCAGCGGCGGCGGCTCGAGGCGCAGTCGCTGCGCGCGGCCAGCGGCGACGTCGAAGCGATGGAGCTGGACGACGACTTCCTGCTGGCCCTGGAGCACGGCATGCCGCCCACCGGCGGTCTCGGCCTGGGCGTCGACCGGCTGCTGATGATGCTCACGGGAGCCTCCATCCGCCAGACGGTCCTGTTCCCCTTCGTCCGACCGCAGGCATAA
- a CDS encoding S8 family peptidase translates to MRRAMLVAAVLLGLSAVPATATADPLVMPHVVVAHTTWWAELAVRNAGGTVVAAYPQIGVVVAYTARDDFAAKVRRTPGIDAVGATRTAKIPKEFFAPRKDVRYTGPDSPNSGQVPPEGTSWDVPALHLPEAHQVTEGSRRTLVGVLDVGVDDTHPDLKPAFDAKNSVSCLSGWADRSPGAWRPTLDGHGTHVAGTIAAARTGTGVVGVAPGTRIAAVKLAELDDTETAESMVCGFVWAAEHGFAVTNNSYRSIPWRYNCDDQPDQAAAKLAVGRAVAYAQRRNVLVVASAGNAGIDLDTRSVDRESPADSTPVDRRIDPTCTRLPHELPGVVGTGALDEKLLKASFSNYSASRISVAAPGARVWSTWPNGEYRSASGTSMAAPHASGVAALIASEHPRWSAERIKRALYETATPLSCPDTVCRETPAGTTYYGHGMVDAASAVGAG, encoded by the coding sequence GTGCGACGCGCGATGCTGGTGGCAGCGGTCCTGCTCGGCCTGAGTGCGGTCCCGGCGACGGCGACCGCCGACCCGCTCGTCATGCCGCACGTCGTGGTCGCCCACACCACGTGGTGGGCCGAACTGGCCGTGCGGAACGCCGGCGGCACCGTCGTCGCCGCGTACCCGCAGATCGGCGTCGTCGTCGCGTACACGGCGAGGGACGACTTCGCCGCGAAGGTCCGGCGAACGCCAGGCATCGACGCCGTCGGGGCGACGCGCACCGCGAAGATCCCGAAGGAGTTCTTCGCGCCCCGCAAGGACGTCCGCTACACCGGGCCGGACTCGCCGAACTCCGGCCAGGTGCCGCCCGAGGGAACCTCGTGGGACGTCCCGGCGCTGCACCTGCCCGAAGCGCACCAGGTCACCGAAGGCAGCAGGCGCACCCTCGTCGGCGTGCTCGACGTCGGCGTCGACGACACCCACCCGGACCTGAAACCGGCTTTCGACGCGAAGAACTCCGTGTCCTGCCTCTCCGGCTGGGCCGACCGCAGCCCCGGCGCCTGGCGGCCGACGCTGGACGGTCACGGCACGCACGTCGCGGGCACGATCGCCGCGGCCCGCACCGGAACCGGCGTCGTCGGCGTCGCGCCCGGCACCCGGATCGCCGCGGTGAAGCTCGCCGAACTCGACGACACCGAGACGGCCGAAAGCATGGTGTGCGGCTTCGTCTGGGCCGCCGAGCACGGCTTCGCCGTCACCAACAACAGCTACCGCTCGATCCCGTGGCGCTACAACTGCGACGACCAGCCGGACCAGGCCGCGGCCAAGCTCGCCGTCGGCCGCGCGGTCGCCTACGCCCAGCGCCGGAACGTCCTCGTGGTCGCCTCGGCAGGCAACGCCGGGATCGACCTCGACACGCGCTCGGTCGACCGCGAGAGCCCGGCCGACAGCACCCCGGTGGACCGCCGCATCGATCCGACGTGCACGCGGCTGCCGCACGAGCTGCCCGGCGTCGTCGGCACCGGCGCGCTCGACGAAAAGCTGCTGAAGGCGAGCTTCTCCAACTACTCCGCGTCCCGGATCAGCGTCGCGGCCCCCGGTGCGCGCGTCTGGTCGACCTGGCCGAACGGCGAATACCGCTCGGCGAGCGGGACGTCGATGGCCGCGCCGCACGCGAGCGGTGTCGCCGCGTTGATCGCGAGCGAGCACCCGCGCTGGAGCGCCGAGCGGATCAAGCGCGCCCTCTACGAGACGGCGACGCCGCTCTCGTGCCCCGACACCGTCTGCCGCGAGACGCCGGCCGGCACGACCTACTACGGCCACGGAATGGTCGATGCGGCGAGCGCCGTCGGCGCGGGATGA
- a CDS encoding methylated-DNA--[protein]-cysteine S-methyltransferase, whose product MTTRFTVFDTAIGPCGLAWRDDVVIGTSLPDGGAAGLRARLAGRFPGAVEGPPPPPVRAAVDGIVALLAGGRADLTSIPLDFAGVPEFNRRAYEIARAVPPGKTLTYGDIAHRLGMPGSAQAVGQAMGSNPFPIIVPCHRVTAAGGKDGGFSARGGVATKRRMLVIEGALADEPTLF is encoded by the coding sequence ATGACAACGAGGTTCACGGTGTTCGACACGGCGATCGGGCCGTGCGGGCTGGCGTGGCGCGACGACGTCGTGATCGGGACGTCGCTGCCCGACGGCGGTGCGGCCGGCCTGCGCGCCCGGCTGGCCGGACGGTTCCCCGGTGCTGTCGAGGGCCCGCCGCCACCACCGGTGCGAGCGGCGGTCGACGGGATCGTCGCGCTGCTGGCCGGCGGGCGCGCGGACCTGACTTCGATCCCGCTGGACTTCGCGGGCGTGCCGGAGTTCAACCGCCGCGCGTACGAGATCGCGCGGGCCGTTCCGCCGGGCAAAACCCTGACCTACGGCGACATCGCGCACCGGCTGGGGATGCCGGGGTCGGCGCAGGCGGTCGGGCAGGCCATGGGGAGCAACCCGTTCCCGATCATCGTGCCGTGCCACCGGGTCACGGCGGCGGGCGGCAAGGACGGCGGCTTCTCGGCCCGCGGCGGCGTCGCGACGAAACGCCGGATGCTCGTGATCGAGGGCGCGCTGGCCGACGAGCCGACGCTGTTCTGA
- the panB gene encoding 3-methyl-2-oxobutanoate hydroxymethyltransferase codes for MSASAEEPAPYGTGPAAKPAPGRKVRVHHLRELKERGEPWPMLTAYDMYTAALFDEAGIPVLLVGDSAANNVFGYDTSLPVTVDELLPLVRAVTRSVKRALVVADLPFGSYQLSPQQALETSVRFMKEGRAHAVKLEGGRRFAAHVEALTSAGVPVMGHIGFTPQSEHNLGGYRVQGRGEAADVLLADALALQEAGAFAVVMEMVPAEAAKRVTAELKIPTVGIGAGPDCDAQVLVWQDMAGLRRGKAPRFVKRYADVATVLQNAATAFAEDVRRGEFPAPEHAFHD; via the coding sequence ATGTCTGCCAGCGCCGAAGAACCCGCCCCCTACGGCACCGGACCCGCCGCCAAGCCGGCGCCGGGCCGGAAGGTCCGCGTCCACCACCTGCGCGAGCTCAAGGAACGCGGCGAGCCGTGGCCCATGCTCACCGCGTACGACATGTACACCGCCGCGCTGTTCGACGAGGCCGGGATCCCCGTGCTGCTCGTCGGCGACTCCGCGGCCAACAACGTCTTCGGCTACGACACGTCGCTGCCGGTGACGGTCGACGAGCTGCTGCCGCTGGTCCGGGCGGTCACGCGGTCGGTCAAGCGGGCCCTCGTGGTCGCCGACCTGCCGTTCGGCTCCTACCAGCTCTCGCCGCAGCAGGCGCTGGAGACGTCCGTGCGGTTCATGAAGGAGGGCCGCGCGCACGCCGTGAAGCTCGAAGGCGGACGGCGGTTCGCCGCGCACGTCGAGGCGCTGACGTCGGCCGGCGTGCCGGTGATGGGCCACATCGGGTTCACCCCGCAGAGTGAACACAACCTCGGCGGCTACCGGGTGCAGGGGCGCGGCGAAGCGGCGGACGTGCTGCTCGCCGACGCGCTGGCGCTGCAGGAGGCCGGGGCGTTCGCGGTGGTGATGGAGATGGTGCCCGCCGAAGCCGCGAAGCGCGTCACGGCGGAGCTGAAGATCCCGACGGTCGGCATCGGCGCCGGCCCGGACTGCGACGCCCAGGTGCTCGTCTGGCAGGACATGGCCGGGCTGCGGCGCGGGAAGGCACCGCGGTTCGTCAAGCGCTACGCCGACGTCGCGACGGTGCTGCAGAACGCGGCGACGGCGTTCGCCGAGGACGTCCGGCGCGGCGAGTTCCCGGCGCCGGAGCACGCGTTCCACGACTAG
- a CDS encoding cytochrome c oxidase assembly protein has translation MPLTLDVPAVSVVLVLGVLYVRAARGRGWPPGRTTAFLTGLATIVAVTCSPLAVYDTTFFWVRAVQTITLLMVTPLLLALGSPIRLLLDTRPATWLRRHGRGPLARALTFPPVVTLALVVPVLVLYLTPLYDLVLRSPVADGLVRLALVLAGFTYFWTRLGLDPTPRADPHLVSVWIAFTEVVFDGALGLVLWLGPLLAPAHYAAAHPGRGPDPRTDQIIGAGVLWIGGDVAGLPFVVALFVRWARDDERRAKQIDVQLDEEAASGAASTSGLWWENDPELAERFKHR, from the coding sequence GTGCCGCTGACGCTCGACGTCCCGGCGGTTTCCGTCGTCCTGGTCCTCGGTGTGCTCTACGTCCGTGCGGCGCGCGGACGCGGGTGGCCGCCGGGCCGCACGACGGCGTTCCTCACCGGCCTGGCGACGATCGTGGCCGTCACCTGCTCGCCGCTGGCCGTCTACGACACGACGTTCTTCTGGGTCCGCGCGGTCCAGACGATCACGCTGCTGATGGTCACGCCGCTCCTGCTGGCCCTGGGCTCGCCGATCCGGCTCCTGCTGGACACGCGCCCCGCCACCTGGCTGCGCAGGCACGGCCGCGGCCCGCTCGCCCGCGCGCTGACGTTCCCGCCGGTCGTCACCCTCGCCCTGGTCGTGCCGGTGCTCGTGCTGTACCTGACCCCGCTCTACGACCTGGTGCTGCGGTCGCCGGTGGCGGACGGCCTGGTCCGGCTCGCGCTCGTGCTCGCGGGCTTCACGTACTTCTGGACGCGGCTGGGGCTCGACCCGACGCCCCGGGCGGACCCGCACCTGGTGTCGGTGTGGATCGCGTTCACCGAGGTCGTCTTCGACGGTGCGCTCGGCCTGGTGCTGTGGCTCGGGCCGCTGCTGGCGCCGGCGCACTACGCGGCCGCGCACCCGGGCCGGGGGCCGGACCCCCGCACCGACCAGATCATCGGCGCGGGCGTGCTGTGGATCGGCGGCGACGTCGCCGGCCTGCCGTTCGTGGTGGCGCTGTTCGTCCGCTGGGCCCGCGACGACGAGCGGCGCGCGAAGCAGATCGACGTCCAGCTGGACGAAGAAGCCGCTTCGGGCGCCGCATCGACGTCGGGGCTGTGGTGGGAGAACGACCCGGAACTCGCGGAACGGTTCAAGCACCGATGA
- a CDS encoding undecaprenyl-diphosphate phosphatase has translation MSAVTYLEAIVVGALQGVSELFPVSSLGHSILLPAWLGGQWQQDLSIGKDSPYLAVLVAMHVATALALVLFFRKDWVRIIGGLWTSLRHREVRTPDQRLAWLLVLATIPVGLAGLLLEGLLRDFLGKPVPSAIFLALNGGVLYAAEKFSRKPPAAEDDTVDFSAEETLVMRAVSVEEKTDVRLAKLRVGEAVLIGAAQILALLPGISRSGITMVAGLRRGLGHEDAARFAFLLATPVILAAGVLKMPTLFAPENHASLGPALVGSVVAGVASYISVRFLTGYFETRTLTPFAIYCVVAGIGSLIFFAV, from the coding sequence ATGTCCGCGGTGACCTATCTCGAGGCGATTGTCGTCGGCGCCTTGCAGGGGGTGTCGGAATTGTTTCCGGTGTCCAGTCTCGGCCACAGCATCCTGCTGCCCGCCTGGCTCGGCGGCCAGTGGCAGCAGGACCTGAGCATCGGCAAGGACTCCCCGTACCTGGCGGTGCTCGTCGCGATGCACGTCGCCACCGCGCTGGCGCTCGTGCTGTTCTTCCGGAAGGACTGGGTGCGGATCATCGGCGGCCTGTGGACGTCGCTGCGCCACCGCGAGGTCCGCACCCCCGACCAGCGGCTCGCGTGGCTGCTCGTGCTGGCCACCATCCCGGTCGGGCTGGCCGGCCTGCTGCTCGAAGGGCTGCTGCGCGACTTCCTCGGCAAGCCGGTGCCGTCGGCGATCTTCCTCGCGCTCAACGGCGGGGTCCTCTACGCCGCCGAGAAGTTCTCCCGGAAGCCACCCGCGGCCGAGGACGACACCGTGGACTTCTCGGCCGAAGAAACGCTGGTCATGCGGGCCGTCAGCGTCGAGGAGAAGACCGACGTCCGGCTGGCGAAGCTGCGCGTCGGCGAGGCCGTCCTGATCGGCGCGGCGCAGATCCTCGCGCTGCTGCCGGGCATCAGCCGCTCGGGCATCACCATGGTCGCCGGGCTGCGCCGCGGGCTCGGTCACGAGGACGCCGCGCGCTTCGCGTTCCTGCTCGCCACCCCGGTCATCCTCGCGGCTGGCGTGCTGAAGATGCCGACGCTGTTCGCGCCGGAGAACCACGCTTCGCTCGGGCCGGCCCTCGTCGGCAGCGTCGTCGCCGGGGTCGCTTCGTACATTTCTGTCCGGTTCCTCACCGGTTACTTCGAAACGCGTACTCTGACCCCCTTCGCCATTTACTGCGTGGTCGCCGGAATCGGCAGCCTGATTTTCTTCGCGGTGTGA
- a CDS encoding TetR/AcrR family transcriptional regulator, with protein sequence MISRSIGHLPTREAILESALGAFTRSGYDGVGVREIAQAAGVTALLVNRYFGSKEGLFAEVVEAAMAERTVLTDDPATLAADIAAALVRRTAPDAGRLDPFLLMLRSAPNPRAAEILRTLIGSTELARADEAVLEKKLEQVFSVLLAE encoded by the coding sequence GTGATTTCGAGGTCCATCGGGCACCTTCCCACCCGCGAAGCCATCCTGGAATCCGCCCTCGGCGCCTTCACGCGCTCGGGCTACGACGGCGTCGGCGTCCGCGAGATCGCCCAGGCCGCGGGCGTCACGGCGTTGCTCGTCAACCGCTACTTCGGCTCGAAGGAAGGTCTCTTCGCCGAGGTCGTCGAGGCGGCGATGGCCGAGCGGACCGTGCTCACCGACGACCCGGCGACGCTCGCCGCGGACATCGCCGCCGCGCTCGTGCGCCGCACCGCCCCGGATGCCGGGCGGCTCGACCCGTTCCTGCTCATGCTGCGGTCGGCGCCCAACCCGCGCGCCGCCGAGATCCTGCGCACGCTCATCGGCAGCACCGAGCTCGCCCGCGCCGACGAAGCTGTCCTCGAAAAGAAACTCGAGCAGGTGTTCTCGGTGCTACTGGCGGAATGA
- a CDS encoding MarR family winged helix-turn-helix transcriptional regulator has product MSTENIPTGAELADALRRITHVLRRYAGAPYAKRGWPTAQVQLLLMVDLLGDRPRMGEVKRRLGVTGRAITSAVDALERDGLLRREPDPTDRRASLLAVTDAGRTRLAEIEEIQHGHADETFSVLDPVERKTLLELLSRLEEHVAARA; this is encoded by the coding sequence GTGTCGACCGAAAACATCCCCACCGGTGCGGAGCTGGCCGACGCGCTGCGGCGCATCACGCACGTCCTGCGGCGGTACGCGGGCGCGCCCTACGCCAAGCGCGGCTGGCCGACGGCCCAGGTCCAGCTGCTGCTGATGGTCGACCTGCTCGGCGACCGGCCGCGGATGGGCGAGGTCAAGCGCCGCCTGGGCGTGACCGGCCGGGCGATCACTTCGGCCGTCGACGCGCTCGAGCGGGACGGGCTGCTGCGGCGCGAACCGGACCCGACCGACCGGCGGGCGAGCCTGCTGGCCGTCACCGACGCCGGCCGCACGCGGCTCGCGGAGATCGAAGAGATCCAGCACGGGCACGCCGACGAGACGTTCAGCGTGCTCGACCCGGTCGAGCGCAAGACTCTCCTGGAGCTGCTCAGCCGCCTCGAGGAGCATGTCGCGGCGCGGGCTTGA